TGAACCACATGGAGGGCCACCTGCTGTCCCCCTTCATGGGCGAAAACGGCCCCGTGCGCCCTTCCATCGCCCTCATCGTCAGCGGCGGCCACACCATGCTCGTGCAGGTGCGCCGCGTGGGCGATTATCGTTTGTTAGGCCGCACACGCGATGATGCGGCGGGCGAGGCCTTTGACAAGGTGGCCAAAATGATCGGCTTGCCCTATCCCGGCGGGCCGGAGATTGACAAACAAGCTCGCGAGGGCAATCCCCGCGCCTACGCCTTCCCCCGCAGCTTCATGGATGGCCAGAGCCTGGAGTTCAGCTTCAGCGGCCTGAAGACCGCCGTGCTGTACGAGCTGCCCAAGCTCGACCTCGAAAACCCCACCGTCCTCGCTGACGTGTGCGCCAGCGTGCAGGAGGCCATCACCGAAGTGCTGGTGGAAAAGCTCGTCCTCGCGGCCCGCCAGACGGGCGAAACCCTCGTCACCGTCAGCGGCGGCGTCAGTTGCAATCGCGGCCTGCGGGAAAAACTCACCGCCCGCTGCGCCAAAGAGGGCCTCACCCTTCTGCTCGCCCGCCCAGACCTCTGCACGGACAATGCCGGGATGATCGCCTTCGCCGCCGCCCAACGCTTTTCGTTAGGCCACACCTCGCCACTGGAAGCGGATGTGGACCCGAATTTGGCTTTGGTGTAGTCCCCTGTCGATCATCTTCAAGGGCCGTTTTCTCCAGGACAGCCAAGCAGCCCCTCTCCCTGGCCTTTTGCTTCGCGGCTTCGCACCCCAGGGAGAGGGGGGCGTTTGGACTTCATGATCTAGAAGCAAGCGGGCTTTGTTTCTGCCAAGAGAGCCGGGCGGATTCTCGTCCGCTCCAGAAATACAAGGCGACCACAAAACCCTCCTCCCCCTGTGGGAGAGGCCAGGGTGAGGGGTTCCAGCCTTGGAAGCTCTAAACCCTGCCAAGTCCAAACCCGCCCCCCAAATCACCCACGATACTCCTTCACG
This is a stretch of genomic DNA from Prosthecobacter algae. It encodes these proteins:
- the tsaD gene encoding tRNA (adenosine(37)-N6)-threonylcarbamoyltransferase complex transferase subunit TsaD, with amino-acid sequence MAILALESSCDETAAAICTPEGRLLASRIASQADIHRLYGGVVPEVASRNHILHVRPLVAEVLAEAGMQLGDIAAFAATSGPGLVSSLLIGTSMAKALAVAEKKPFLAVNHMEGHLLSPFMGENGPVRPSIALIVSGGHTMLVQVRRVGDYRLLGRTRDDAAGEAFDKVAKMIGLPYPGGPEIDKQAREGNPRAYAFPRSFMDGQSLEFSFSGLKTAVLYELPKLDLENPTVLADVCASVQEAITEVLVEKLVLAARQTGETLVTVSGGVSCNRGLREKLTARCAKEGLTLLLARPDLCTDNAGMIAFAAAQRFSLGHTSPLEADVDPNLALV